In Rhizobium sp. WSM4643, the following are encoded in one genomic region:
- the tuf gene encoding elongation factor Tu has product MGKSKFERNKPHVNIGTIGHVDHGKTSLTAAITKYFGEYKAYDQIDAAPEEKARGITISTAHVEYETPARHYAHVDCPGHADYVKNMITGAAQMDGAILVCSAADGPMPQTREHILLARQVGVPAIVVFLNKVDQVDDAELLELVELEVRELLSSYDFPGDEIPIVKGSALAALEDSDKKIGEDAIRELMAAVDAYIPTPERPINLPFLLPIEDVFSISGRGTVVTGRVERGIVKVGEEVEIVGIRPTTKTTVTGVEMFRKLLDQGQAGDNIGALIRGVTRDGVERGQILCKPGSVKPHKKFMAEAYILTKEEGGRHTPFFTNYRPQFYFRTTDVTGIVTLPEGTEMVMPGDNVTVSVELIVPIAMEEKLRFAIREGGRTVGAGIVASIVE; this is encoded by the coding sequence ATGGGAAAGAGTAAGTTTGAGCGCAACAAGCCGCACGTCAACATTGGCACGATTGGCCACGTTGACCACGGCAAGACGTCTCTGACGGCAGCGATCACGAAGTACTTCGGTGAGTACAAGGCGTACGACCAGATCGACGCGGCTCCGGAAGAAAAGGCCCGCGGCATCACGATTTCGACGGCGCACGTCGAGTATGAGACGCCGGCGCGCCACTATGCGCACGTCGACTGCCCCGGCCACGCCGACTACGTCAAGAACATGATCACCGGTGCTGCCCAGATGGACGGCGCGATCCTGGTGTGCTCGGCCGCTGACGGTCCGATGCCGCAGACGCGCGAACACATTCTGCTCGCCCGCCAGGTCGGCGTTCCGGCAATCGTGGTGTTCCTGAACAAGGTCGACCAGGTTGACGACGCCGAGCTTCTCGAACTGGTCGAGCTCGAAGTGCGCGAACTGCTGTCGTCCTACGACTTCCCGGGCGACGAAATCCCGATCGTCAAGGGTTCGGCGCTGGCTGCTCTTGAAGATTCCGACAAGAAGATCGGCGAAGACGCGATCCGCGAGCTGATGGCTGCGGTTGACGCCTACATCCCGACGCCTGAGCGTCCGATCAACCTGCCCTTCCTGCTGCCGATCGAAGACGTGTTCTCGATCTCCGGCCGCGGCACGGTTGTGACCGGCCGCGTCGAGCGTGGCATCGTCAAGGTTGGCGAAGAAGTCGAGATCGTCGGCATCCGCCCGACGACGAAGACGACGGTGACCGGCGTTGAAATGTTCCGCAAGCTGCTCGACCAGGGCCAGGCTGGCGACAACATCGGTGCGCTGATCCGCGGCGTCACCCGTGACGGCGTTGAGCGTGGCCAGATTCTGTGCAAGCCGGGTTCGGTCAAGCCGCACAAGAAGTTCATGGCTGAAGCCTACATCCTGACGAAGGAAGAGGGTGGCCGTCATACGCCGTTCTTCACCAACTACCGTCCGCAGTTCTACTTCCGCACGACCGATGTGACCGGCATCGTGACGCTGCCGGAAGGCACCGAGATGGTGATGCCGGGCGACAACGTCACGGTATCGGTCGAGCTGATCGTTCCGATCGCGATGGAAGAAAAGCTGCGCTTCGCCATCCGCGAAGGCGGCCGCACCGTCGGCGCCGGCATCGTCGCCTCAATCGTCGAGTAA
- the fusA gene encoding elongation factor G, producing MAREYKIEDYRNFGIMAHIDAGKTTTTERILYYTGKSHKIGEVHDGAATMDWMEQEQERGITITSAATTTYWKGRDGKMRRFNIIDTPGHVDFTIEVERSLRVLDGAIALLDANAGVEPQTETVWRQAEKYNVPRMIFCNKMDKTGADFYRSVEMIKTRLGATAVVMQLPIGAETEFKGVIDLVEMNALIWRDESLGAQWDVVEIPEDMKAKAEEYREKLIETVVDIDEAATEAYLEGILPDNDQIRALVRRGTIDVKFHPMFCGTAFKNKGVQPLLDAVVDYLPSPMDIPAIKGIDFKTEAEIERHADDSEPLSMLAFKIMNDPFVGSLTFARIYSGKLEKGASVINTVKDKRERVGRMLQMHSNSREDIEEAFAGDIVALAGLKETTTGDTLCDPLKPVILERMEFPEPVIQIAIEPKTKGDQEKMGLALNRLAAEDPSFRVKTDQESGQTIIAGMGELHLDIIVDRMRREFKVEATVGAPQVAYRETITRRHEEDYTHKKQSGGTGQFARVKIVFEPNPEGDEFKFESKIVGGSVPKEYIPGVQKGIESVLSSGPLAGFPMLGVKATLIDGAFHDVDSSVLAFEIASRACFREAAKKAGAQLLEPMMRVEVVTPEDYVGDVIGDLNSRRGQIQGQESRGIAVVINANVPLANMFKYVDNLRSMSQGRAQYTMTFDHYSPVPSNVATEIQAKYSGQK from the coding sequence ATGGCTCGCGAATATAAAATCGAAGACTACCGCAATTTCGGTATCATGGCGCATATCGACGCCGGCAAGACCACGACCACCGAGCGTATTCTTTATTACACCGGCAAGTCGCACAAGATCGGCGAAGTCCACGACGGCGCAGCCACCATGGACTGGATGGAGCAGGAGCAGGAGCGTGGCATCACGATCACCTCTGCTGCCACCACGACCTACTGGAAGGGCCGTGACGGCAAAATGCGCCGCTTCAACATCATCGACACTCCCGGCCACGTCGACTTCACCATTGAAGTCGAGCGTTCGCTGCGCGTTCTCGACGGCGCCATCGCGCTGCTCGACGCTAACGCCGGTGTTGAGCCGCAGACGGAAACCGTCTGGCGTCAGGCCGAGAAGTACAATGTCCCGCGGATGATCTTCTGCAACAAGATGGACAAGACCGGTGCGGACTTCTACCGCTCCGTCGAGATGATCAAGACCCGTCTCGGTGCAACGGCTGTCGTTATGCAGCTGCCGATCGGTGCGGAGACCGAATTCAAGGGCGTCATCGACCTGGTCGAGATGAACGCACTCATCTGGCGCGACGAGTCGCTCGGCGCCCAGTGGGATGTCGTCGAGATCCCCGAGGACATGAAGGCCAAGGCTGAGGAATATCGCGAAAAGCTGATCGAGACGGTCGTCGACATCGACGAAGCCGCCACCGAAGCTTACCTCGAAGGCATTCTGCCGGACAACGATCAGATCCGTGCGCTGGTTCGCCGCGGCACGATCGACGTCAAGTTCCACCCGATGTTCTGCGGCACCGCCTTCAAGAACAAGGGCGTGCAGCCGCTGCTCGACGCCGTCGTCGACTACCTGCCGTCGCCGATGGACATCCCGGCAATCAAGGGCATCGACTTCAAGACGGAAGCCGAAATCGAGCGTCATGCCGACGACAGCGAGCCGCTTTCCATGCTCGCCTTTAAGATCATGAACGACCCCTTCGTCGGTTCGCTGACCTTCGCCCGCATCTACTCCGGCAAGCTCGAAAAGGGCGCGTCGGTCATCAACACGGTCAAGGACAAGCGCGAGCGCGTCGGCCGCATGCTGCAGATGCACTCCAACTCGCGTGAAGACATTGAAGAAGCCTTCGCAGGCGACATCGTGGCTCTCGCCGGCCTCAAGGAAACCACGACGGGCGACACGCTCTGCGATCCGCTGAAGCCGGTTATCCTCGAGCGCATGGAATTCCCGGAGCCGGTCATCCAGATTGCCATCGAGCCGAAGACCAAGGGCGACCAGGAAAAGATGGGCCTTGCGCTCAACCGTCTGGCTGCTGAAGATCCGTCCTTCCGTGTCAAGACCGACCAGGAATCAGGCCAGACCATCATCGCCGGCATGGGCGAACTGCATCTCGACATCATCGTCGACCGCATGCGTCGTGAATTCAAGGTCGAAGCAACCGTCGGCGCGCCGCAGGTTGCCTACCGTGAAACCATCACCCGGAGGCATGAAGAAGACTACACCCACAAGAAGCAGTCCGGTGGTACCGGCCAGTTCGCGCGCGTCAAGATCGTCTTCGAACCGAACCCGGAAGGCGATGAATTCAAGTTCGAATCGAAGATCGTCGGCGGTTCCGTTCCGAAGGAATACATCCCCGGCGTTCAGAAGGGCATCGAAAGCGTTCTGTCTTCGGGTCCGCTCGCAGGCTTCCCGATGCTCGGCGTCAAGGCAACCCTCATCGATGGCGCCTTCCACGACGTCGACTCTTCGGTTCTCGCCTTCGAAATCGCATCGCGTGCTTGCTTCCGTGAAGCAGCCAAAAAGGCCGGCGCTCAGCTGCTCGAGCCGATGATGAGGGTCGAAGTCGTCACCCCGGAAGATTATGTCGGCGACGTTATCGGCGACCTGAACTCCCGTCGCGGTCAGATCCAGGGCCAGGAAAGCCGCGGTATCGCCGTTGTCATCAATGCGAACGTTCCTCTCGCGAACATGTTCAAGTACGTCGACAACCTGCGCTCCATGTCCCAGGGCCGCGCCCAGTACACGATGACCTTCGATCACTATTCGCCGGTACCGTCGAACGTCGCAACTGAAATCCAGGCAAAGTATTCCGGTCAGAAGTGA
- the rplD gene encoding 50S ribosomal protein L4 gives MEFNVKTLEGKDAGKVSLSDAIFGLEPREDILARVIRWQLAKKQQGTHKAKGRAEVSRTGAKMYKQKGTGRARHHSARAPQFRGGGKAHGPVVRSHEHDLPKKVRALGLRHALSAKIKADDVIVIDNLIATEAKTKALASVFETLGLTNALFIGGAELDGNFKLAAQNIPNIDVLPIQGINVYDIVRRGKLVLSKAAVEALEERFK, from the coding sequence ATGGAATTCAACGTCAAGACCCTCGAGGGAAAAGACGCCGGGAAGGTTTCCCTTTCGGACGCGATTTTCGGCCTCGAGCCCCGCGAAGACATTCTCGCCCGCGTCATCCGCTGGCAGCTTGCCAAGAAGCAGCAGGGCACGCACAAGGCTAAGGGCCGCGCGGAAGTTTCGCGCACCGGCGCCAAGATGTACAAGCAGAAGGGTACGGGCCGCGCCCGCCACCATTCGGCTCGCGCTCCGCAGTTCCGCGGCGGCGGCAAGGCTCATGGCCCGGTCGTCCGCAGCCACGAGCACGATCTTCCGAAGAAGGTTCGTGCACTCGGCCTTCGCCACGCCCTTTCGGCCAAGATCAAGGCCGATGACGTCATCGTCATCGACAACCTGATTGCCACCGAAGCCAAGACCAAGGCTCTCGCGTCCGTTTTCGAGACGCTCGGCCTGACCAACGCCCTCTTCATCGGCGGCGCAGAGCTTGACGGCAACTTCAAGCTCGCAGCTCAGAACATCCCGAACATCGATGTTCTGCCGATCCAGGGCATCAACGTTTACGACATCGTGCGCCGCGGCAAGCTCGTGCTTTCCAAGGCCGCGGTTGAAGCGCTAGAGGAGCGATTCAAGTGA
- the rpoC gene encoding DNA-directed RNA polymerase subunit beta', with the protein MNQEVMNLFNPQVPAQNFDSIRISIASPEKILSWSYGEIKKPETINYRTFKPERDGLFCARIFGPIKDYECLCGKYKRMKYKGIICEKCGVEVTLSRVRRERMGHIELAAPVAHIWFLKSLPSRISTLLDMTLKDVERVLYFENYIVTEPGLTALKEHQLLSEEEYMLAVDEYGEDQFTAMIGAEAIYEMLASMNLEKIAGDLRAELADTTSDLKQKKLMKRLKIVENFMESGNRPEWMIMKVVPVIPPDLRPLVPLDGGRFATSDLNDLYRRVINRNNRLKRLIELRAPGIIIRNEKRMLQESVDALFDNGRRGRVITGANKRPLKSLSDMLKGKQGRFRQNLLGKRVDYSGRSVIVTGPELKLHQCGLPKKMALELFKPFIYARLDAKGYSSTVKQAKKLVEKEKPEVWDILDEVIREHPVLLNRAPTLHRLGIQAFEPILVEGKAIQLHPLVCTAFNADFDGDQMAVHVPLSLEAQLEARVLMMSTNNILHPANGAPIIVPSQDMVLGLYYLSILNQNEPGEGMAFSDLGELHHALESKVVTLHTKIRGRFKSIDEDGKPYSKIHETTPGRLLIGELLPKNGKVPFDICNQEMTKKNISKMIDTVYRHCGQKDTVIFCDRIMQLGFSHACRAGISFGKDDMVIPDAKAKIVADTENLVKEYEQQYNDGLITQGEKYNKVVDAWGKATEKVAEEMMARIKAVEFDEKTGRQKPMNSIYMMSHSGARGSPNQMRQLGGMRGLMAKPSGEIIETPIISNFKEGLTVNEYFNSTHGARKGLADTALKTANSGYLTRRLVDVAQDCIVTHVDCGTQTGLTMTAIVDAGQVVASIGARILGRTALDDIDHPVTGERIVDAGRMILEPDVVEIEKAGIQSIRIRSALTCEIQTGVCSVCYGRDLARGTPVNMGEAVGVIAAQSIGEPGTQLTMRTFHLGGTATVVDQSFLEASYEGTVQIKNRNILRNSDGNLVAMGRNMTVQILDERGVERSSQRVAYGSKLHVDEGDKVKRGQRLAEWDPYTRPMMTEVAGTVQFEDLVDGLSVLEATDESTGITKRQVIDWRSTPRGSDLKPAIVIKDASGNIAKLSRGGDARFFLSVDAILSVEPGTKVSQGDVLARSPLESAKTKDITGGLPRVAELFEARRPKDHAIIAEIDGTIRLGRDYKNKRRVIIEPAEDGVEPVEYLIPKGKPFHLQEGDYIEKGDYILDGNPAPHDILAIKGVEALASYLVNEIQEVYRLQGVVINDKHIEVIVRQMLQKVEITDAGDSTYIVGDNVDRIELEDVNDHLIEQGKKPAYGDPVLLGITKASLQTPSFISAASFQETTKVLTEAAIAGKTDGLQGLKENVIVGRLIPAGTGGTMTQIRRIATSRDEMILEERRKGTGAAVATPMLQDMAEKAPAAE; encoded by the coding sequence ATGAACCAAGAGGTCATGAATCTTTTCAATCCGCAGGTGCCTGCACAGAATTTCGATTCCATTCGGATTTCGATCGCGTCTCCGGAGAAGATCCTCTCCTGGTCTTACGGTGAGATCAAGAAGCCGGAAACCATCAACTACCGTACGTTCAAGCCGGAACGCGACGGTCTGTTCTGCGCGCGCATCTTCGGGCCGATCAAGGACTACGAATGCTTGTGCGGCAAGTACAAGCGTATGAAGTACAAGGGCATCATCTGCGAAAAGTGCGGCGTCGAAGTCACGCTGTCGCGCGTTCGCCGTGAGCGCATGGGCCATATCGAGCTCGCAGCTCCCGTTGCCCACATCTGGTTCCTGAAGTCGCTGCCATCACGCATTTCGACGCTGCTCGACATGACGCTGAAGGATGTCGAGCGCGTCCTCTACTTCGAAAACTACATCGTCACCGAGCCGGGCCTGACCGCCTTGAAGGAGCACCAGCTCCTCTCGGAAGAAGAGTACATGCTCGCTGTCGACGAATACGGCGAAGACCAGTTCACCGCGATGATCGGCGCTGAGGCGATCTACGAGATGCTGGCCTCGATGAATCTCGAAAAGATCGCTGGCGACCTGCGCGCAGAGCTTGCCGACACCACGTCGGATCTCAAGCAGAAGAAGCTGATGAAGCGCCTGAAGATCGTCGAGAACTTCATGGAGTCGGGCAACCGTCCGGAATGGATGATCATGAAGGTCGTTCCGGTCATCCCGCCGGATCTGCGCCCGCTGGTTCCGCTCGACGGCGGCCGTTTCGCGACGTCGGATCTGAACGATCTCTACCGCCGCGTCATCAACCGTAACAACCGTCTGAAGCGCCTGATCGAGCTTCGTGCGCCTGGCATCATCATCCGCAACGAAAAGCGTATGCTGCAGGAATCCGTTGACGCGCTGTTCGACAACGGCCGTCGCGGCCGTGTCATCACCGGCGCCAACAAGCGTCCGCTGAAGTCGCTCTCCGACATGCTGAAGGGCAAGCAGGGCCGCTTCCGCCAGAACCTGCTCGGCAAGCGCGTCGATTATTCCGGCCGTTCGGTCATCGTCACCGGTCCGGAACTGAAGCTGCACCAGTGCGGCCTGCCGAAGAAGATGGCGCTCGAGCTCTTCAAGCCGTTCATCTATGCCCGCCTCGACGCCAAGGGTTACTCCTCGACCGTCAAGCAGGCCAAGAAGCTGGTCGAGAAGGAAAAGCCGGAAGTCTGGGATATCCTCGACGAGGTCATTCGCGAGCATCCGGTTCTCTTGAACCGCGCACCGACGCTGCACCGCCTGGGCATCCAGGCCTTCGAACCTATCCTGGTCGAAGGCAAGGCAATCCAGTTGCATCCGCTCGTCTGCACGGCCTTCAACGCCGACTTCGACGGTGACCAGATGGCCGTTCACGTACCGCTGTCGCTCGAAGCCCAGCTCGAAGCCCGCGTGCTGATGATGTCGACCAACAACATCCTGCACCCGGCCAACGGCGCGCCGATCATCGTTCCCTCGCAGGACATGGTTCTCGGCCTCTACTATCTGTCGATCCTCAACCAGAACGAGCCGGGCGAAGGCATGGCCTTCTCCGATCTCGGCGAGCTGCATCACGCCCTCGAAAGCAAGGTCGTGACGCTGCACACCAAGATCCGTGGCCGCTTCAAGTCGATCGACGAGGATGGCAAGCCTTACTCGAAGATCCATGAGACGACGCCTGGCCGTCTGCTCATCGGTGAACTGCTGCCGAAGAACGGCAAGGTGCCCTTCGATATCTGCAACCAGGAAATGACCAAGAAGAACATCTCGAAGATGATCGACACGGTCTACCGCCACTGCGGCCAGAAGGATACGGTCATCTTCTGCGACCGCATCATGCAGCTCGGCTTTTCCCATGCCTGCCGCGCCGGCATCTCGTTCGGCAAGGACGATATGGTCATTCCGGACGCCAAGGCCAAGATCGTTGCCGACACCGAAAACCTGGTGAAGGAATACGAGCAGCAGTACAATGACGGCCTCATCACCCAGGGCGAGAAGTACAACAAGGTTGTCGACGCCTGGGGCAAGGCGACCGAAAAGGTCGCCGAAGAGATGATGGCCCGCATTAAGGCGGTCGAATTCGACGAGAAGACCGGTCGCCAGAAGCCGATGAACTCGATCTACATGATGAGCCACTCCGGTGCCCGCGGTTCTCCGAACCAGATGCGCCAGCTGGGCGGCATGCGTGGCCTCATGGCCAAGCCGTCGGGCGAAATCATCGAGACCCCGATCATCTCGAACTTCAAGGAAGGCCTGACCGTCAACGAGTATTTCAACTCGACCCACGGCGCCCGCAAGGGTCTGGCAGACACCGCCCTGAAGACCGCCAACTCCGGCTACCTGACCCGCCGTCTCGTCGACGTCGCGCAGGATTGCATCGTCACGCACGTCGATTGCGGAACGCAGACGGGCCTCACCATGACCGCCATCGTCGATGCCGGCCAGGTGGTTGCCTCGATCGGCGCCCGCATCCTCGGCCGCACGGCGCTCGACGACATCGATCATCCGGTCACGGGTGAGCGGATCGTCGATGCGGGCAGGATGATTCTCGAGCCCGACGTCGTCGAAATCGAGAAGGCCGGCATCCAGTCGATCCGCATCCGCTCGGCGCTGACCTGCGAAATCCAGACGGGCGTCTGCTCGGTCTGCTACGGTCGCGACCTCGCGCGCGGTACGCCGGTGAATATGGGCGAAGCCGTCGGCGTCATCGCTGCTCAGTCGATCGGCGAGCCGGGTACCCAGCTCACCATGCGTACCTTCCACCTTGGCGGTACGGCAACCGTGGTCGACCAGTCGTTCCTCGAAGCCTCGTACGAAGGTACGGTGCAGATCAAGAACCGCAACATCCTCCGCAACTCCGATGGCAACCTCGTTGCCATGGGCCGCAACATGACCGTCCAGATCCTGGACGAACGTGGTGTCGAGCGGTCGTCGCAGCGTGTGGCCTACGGTTCGAAACTGCATGTCGACGAAGGCGACAAGGTCAAGCGCGGCCAGCGCCTGGCAGAGTGGGACCCCTACACCCGTCCGATGATGACGGAAGTGGCCGGTACCGTTCAGTTTGAAGATCTGGTCGACGGTCTCTCCGTTCTGGAAGCGACCGACGAATCGACCGGCATCACCAAGCGTCAGGTTATCGATTGGCGTTCGACCCCGCGCGGCTCGGACCTCAAGCCGGCGATCGTCATCAAGGATGCTAGCGGCAATATCGCGAAGCTGTCCCGTGGTGGTGACGCCCGCTTCTTCCTCTCGGTCGATGCGATTCTGTCGGTCGAGCCGGGCACGAAGGTCTCCCAGGGTGACGTTCTCGCCCGTTCGCCGCTCGAAAGCGCCAAGACCAAGGACATCACCGGCGGTCTGCCGCGTGTTGCCGAGCTGTTCGAAGCCCGCCGTCCGAAGGACCACGCCATCATCGCAGAGATCGATGGTACGATCCGCCTCGGCCGCGACTACAAGAACAAGCGTCGCGTCATCATCGAGCCGGCGGAAGACGGTGTCGAGCCTGTCGAATACCTGATCCCGAAGGGCAAGCCCTTCCACCTTCAGGAAGGCGACTATATCGAAAAGGGTGACTACATCCTCGACGGTAACCCGGCTCCGCACGACATCCTGGCGATCAAGGGTGTGGAGGCTCTGGCCTCCTACCTCGTCAACGAGATCCAGGAAGTCTACCGCCTGCAGGGCGTCGTCATCAACGACAAGCACATCGAGGTGATTGTCCGTCAGATGCTGCAGAAGGTGGAAATCACCGATGCAGGCGACTCGACCTATATCGTCGGCGACAATGTCGACCGGATCGAGCTCGAAGACGTCAACGATCACCTGATCGAGCAGGGCAAGAAGCCAGCCTATGGCGATCCGGTTCTTCTCGGCATCACCAAGGCGTCGCTGCAGACCCCGTCCTTCATCTCGGCCGCGTCCTTCCAGGAAACGACGAAGGTGCTGACGGAAGCTGCGATCGCCGGCAAGACCGACGGCCTGCAGGGTCTGAAGGAAAACGTCATCGTTGGTCGCCTCATCCCGGCCGGTACCGGCGGCACCATGACCCAGATCCGCCGCATCGCCACGTCGCGCGACGAGATGATCCTCGAAGAGCGCCGCAAGGGCACGGGTGCTGCCGTCGCCACGCCGATGCTGCAGGACATGGCCGAAAAGGCTCCGGCTGCGGAATAA
- the rpsG gene encoding 30S ribosomal protein S7 has product MSRRHKAEKREINPDPKFGDLVVTKFMNAIMLDGKKSVAENIVYGAFDVVHGKSKQEPLTVFHSALENIAPHVEVRSRRVGGATYQVPVDVRPERRQALAIRWLIAAARKRNETTMVDRLSGELLDASNNRGSAVKKREDTHKMADANRAFSHYRW; this is encoded by the coding sequence ATGTCCAGACGTCATAAAGCAGAAAAGCGCGAGATCAATCCGGACCCGAAGTTCGGCGATCTCGTCGTCACCAAGTTCATGAATGCCATCATGCTCGACGGCAAGAAGTCCGTTGCTGAAAACATCGTCTACGGTGCGTTCGACGTTGTCCACGGCAAGTCCAAGCAGGAGCCGCTCACGGTATTCCATTCTGCACTTGAGAACATTGCCCCGCACGTTGAAGTTCGCTCGCGTCGTGTCGGTGGTGCGACCTATCAGGTCCCCGTCGATGTTCGTCCGGAGCGCCGCCAGGCTCTTGCTATTCGCTGGCTGATCGCTGCTGCCCGCAAGCGCAATGAAACGACTATGGTTGACCGCCTTTCCGGCGAGCTGCTCGATGCGTCCAACAACCGCGGCTCCGCCGTCAAGAAGCGCGAAGACACGCACAAGATGGCTGATGCCAACCGCGCGTTCTCGCACTATCGCTGGTAA
- a CDS encoding 50S ribosomal protein L23 — MTDLRHYDVIVSPAITEKSTLVSENNQVVFNVAKQATKPEIKAAVEALFGVKVTAVNTLLRKGKTKRFRGFVGKQKDVKKAVVTLAEGQTIDVSTGL; from the coding sequence GTGACCGATCTTCGCCACTACGATGTGATCGTCTCTCCGGCGATCACCGAAAAGTCCACGCTGGTATCCGAAAACAACCAGGTTGTTTTCAATGTCGCCAAGCAGGCGACGAAGCCGGAAATCAAGGCTGCGGTCGAGGCGCTGTTCGGCGTCAAGGTCACGGCTGTCAACACTCTGCTGCGCAAGGGCAAAACCAAGCGGTTCCGCGGTTTCGTCGGCAAGCAGAAGGACGTGAAGAAGGCTGTTGTGACGCTGGCTGAAGGCCAGACGATCGACGTCTCCACCGGTCTCTGA
- the rplC gene encoding 50S ribosomal protein L3 has translation MRSGVIAQKVGMTRVYNDAGEHVPVTVLRMEGCQVVATRTVEKNGYTAVQLGAGQAKVKNTSKAMRGNFAIANVEPKAKLTEFRVSEDQLLEIGTEIKAGHFAAGQLVDVTGTTIGKGFAGAMKRHGFGGLRATHGVSVSHRSHGSTGSRQDPGKVFKNKKMAGHMGQTRVTTQNLEVVSTDEDRGLILIKGAVPGSKGAWIIVRDAVKSAAK, from the coding sequence ATGCGTTCAGGTGTGATTGCACAGAAGGTGGGAATGACCCGCGTCTATAACGACGCCGGCGAGCATGTCCCGGTAACGGTACTGCGTATGGAAGGCTGCCAGGTCGTCGCTACGCGCACTGTCGAAAAGAATGGCTATACCGCAGTTCAGCTCGGTGCCGGCCAGGCGAAGGTGAAGAACACGTCGAAGGCGATGCGTGGCAACTTTGCCATTGCCAACGTCGAGCCGAAGGCCAAGCTGACGGAATTCCGCGTGTCGGAAGATCAGCTGCTCGAGATCGGCACTGAGATCAAGGCGGGTCACTTTGCAGCCGGTCAGCTCGTCGACGTGACGGGCACGACGATCGGTAAGGGTTTTGCCGGCGCCATGAAGCGCCACGGTTTCGGCGGTCTGCGTGCCACGCACGGTGTGTCGGTGTCTCACCGTTCGCACGGTTCGACCGGCTCGCGCCAGGATCCGGGCAAGGTTTTCAAGAACAAGAAGATGGCTGGTCACATGGGCCAGACGCGCGTCACGACGCAGAACCTGGAAGTGGTTTCGACCGACGAAGATCGTGGTCTGATCCTGATCAAGGGTGCTGTTCCTGGTTCCAAGGGTGCTTGGATCATCGTGCGCGACGCCGTCAAGTCGGCCGCGAAGTAA
- the rpsL gene encoding 30S ribosomal protein S12 gives MPTVNQLIRKPRQANVKRNKVPALQENPQKRGVCTRVYTTTPKKPNSALRKVAKIRLTNGFEVIGYIPGEGHNLQEHSVVMIRGGRVKDLPGVRYHIIRGVLDTQGVKNRKQRRSKYGAKRPK, from the coding sequence ATGCCTACCGTAAACCAGCTGATCCGCAAGCCTCGCCAGGCGAACGTAAAGCGTAACAAGGTTCCCGCACTCCAGGAGAACCCGCAGAAGCGCGGCGTTTGCACGCGCGTCTACACGACGACGCCGAAGAAGCCGAACTCGGCTCTGCGTAAGGTCGCAAAGATCCGCCTGACCAACGGCTTCGAAGTCATTGGTTACATCCCCGGCGAAGGTCACAACCTTCAGGAGCACTCTGTCGTCATGATCCGTGGCGGCCGCGTCAAGGACCTTCCGGGTGTCCGTTATCATATCATCCGCGGCGTTCTCGATACCCAGGGTGTCAAGAACCGCAAGCAGCGCCGCTCCAAGTACGGCGCGAAGCGTCCGAAGTAA
- the rpsJ gene encoding 30S ribosomal protein S10, translated as MNGQNIRIRLKAFDHRILDASTREIVSTAKRTGASVRGPVPLPTRIEKFTVNRSPHIDKKSREQFEMRTHKRLLDIVDPTPQTVDALMKLDLAAGVDVEIKL; from the coding sequence ATGAACGGCCAGAATATCCGCATCCGCCTGAAGGCGTTCGATCACCGGATTCTCGATGCCTCCACGCGCGAGATCGTATCGACGGCTAAGCGCACCGGTGCAAGCGTCCGGGGCCCCGTTCCGCTTCCGACCCGCATCGAGAAGTTTACGGTCAACCGGTCCCCGCACATCGACAAGAAGAGCCGCGAACAGTTCGAGATGCGCACGCATAAGCGCCTTCTCGATATCGTTGACCCGACCCCGCAGACGGTAGACGCGCTGATGAAGCTCGATCTCGCCGCCGGTGTCGATGTTGAGATCAAGCTCTGA